The Thalassophryne amazonica chromosome 13, fThaAma1.1, whole genome shotgun sequence genome window below encodes:
- the sncga gene encoding synuclein, gamma a isoform X3: protein MDVLKKSFSVTKGGVLTAAEKTKAGVEEAASRTKDGVISIGNKMTEGVVTGVNTVAQKTTEQANIMADTAVSGANEVAQATVEGVENVASGFVSVASVPKTEAGEEQNQHANQ from the exons ATGGACGTCCTGAAGAAGAGTTTCTCGGTGACCAAAGGCGGCGTGCTGACGGCTGCAGAGAAGACCAAGGCCGGGGTGGAGGAGGCCGCCAGCAGGACCAAGGACGGGGTAATCTCCATCG GAAACAAGATGACGGAGGGCGTGGTGACCGGAGTGAACACAG TGGCCCAGAAGACGACCGAACAGGCGAACATCATGGCCGACACTGCCGTGTCCGGAGCCAACGAGGTTGCCCAGGCAACAGTGGAAGGGGTGGAGAATGTTGCAAGTGGATTTGTCAGTGTG GCCAGCGTTCCTAAAACAGAGGCCGGGGAGGAGCAGAACCAGCACGCCAACCAGTAG
- the sncga gene encoding synuclein, gamma a isoform X1: protein MDVLKKSFSVTKGGVLTAAEKTKAGVEEAASRTKDGVISIGNKMTEGVVTGVNTVAQKTTEQANIMADTAVSGANEVAQATVEGVENVASGFVSVTLILTSWFSFCTTKNKRKFTL, encoded by the exons ATGGACGTCCTGAAGAAGAGTTTCTCGGTGACCAAAGGCGGCGTGCTGACGGCTGCAGAGAAGACCAAGGCCGGGGTGGAGGAGGCCGCCAGCAGGACCAAGGACGGGGTAATCTCCATCG GAAACAAGATGACGGAGGGCGTGGTGACCGGAGTGAACACAG TGGCCCAGAAGACGACCGAACAGGCGAACATCATGGCCGACACTGCCGTGTCCGGAGCCAACGAGGTTGCCCAGGCAACAGTGGAAGGGGTGGAGAATGTTGCAAGTGGATTTGTCAGTGTG ACTCTCATCCTCACTTCCTGGTTTTCTTTCTGTACGACGAAGAACAAGAGGAAGTTCACATTGTAG
- the sncga gene encoding synuclein, gamma a isoform X2 gives MDVLKKSFSVTKGGVLTAAEKTKAGVEEAASRTKDGVISIGNKMTEGVVTGVNTVAQKTTEQANIMADTAVSGANEVAQATVEGVENVASGFVSVQASVPKTEAGEEQNQHANQ, from the exons ATGGACGTCCTGAAGAAGAGTTTCTCGGTGACCAAAGGCGGCGTGCTGACGGCTGCAGAGAAGACCAAGGCCGGGGTGGAGGAGGCCGCCAGCAGGACCAAGGACGGGGTAATCTCCATCG GAAACAAGATGACGGAGGGCGTGGTGACCGGAGTGAACACAG TGGCCCAGAAGACGACCGAACAGGCGAACATCATGGCCGACACTGCCGTGTCCGGAGCCAACGAGGTTGCCCAGGCAACAGTGGAAGGGGTGGAGAATGTTGCAAGTGGATTTGTCAGTGTG CAGGCCAGCGTTCCTAAAACAGAGGCCGGGGAGGAGCAGAACCAGCACGCCAACCAGTAG